Below is a genomic region from Rhodospirillum centenum SW.
GAAGCAGAGCAGCATGTCCGGTCCCGGGGTAAGGGAGAGGGCCACGGCGGCCAGGGTGTAGACGGCCAGGAGCTGGGGATCGAAGACAGGCATGGCGGGTCCCGGGATTGCGGCGCTGCGGGACCGCTATTGGACGGGGCGTCCGGGCGTCGCGCAAGCCCCGTCGTGCCCGGGCGGCGAACGACGTTCCCGCCGTTCCCGCCGCCGGGCGGCGCGGGCCGCCAGCCGACGGCGGGGCAGGAGCACGGCGGCGGCGCCTGCGGCGACCGCGAGCCAGGCGGGCAGCGCGTGCGTCGCCAGCGACGGCAGGGCGTGCAGCACCAGCACGTCGTTGCCGCCGTAGCTGAGCCCCGCCCCGCCGCCCATCAGGATGCCGCCGGCGAAGCACGCCACCGCCCGGGCCGGGATCGAAGTGCAGGCGGAAGCGGCCGGAGGCGCGCACCGACACCGTCGCCCCGGCGAGCACGGCCGCCGTCAGCAGCGCCACCTTCCCAAGGCCCGGAAATGCCGTTCCGGCGACACCTGTCTGGCCCAGGGCGCGGGGGATCAGGGAGGTGTACATTCCAGGGGCCCGTGCAGGGCGTAGAGCGTGCCGCCGGCGACTCTAATCACCGCCGTCGCCGCGAAAGGGGTTCCAGCGCGCCCGGCTCCAGGGCGTTGCGCCAGGCCCGGCCGCGGGACCAGCCGCACCAGCAGGGCCGTCCCGGCCACCAGGAGGGCCGCCACCAGCAGCAGCGACCAGGGGTGCGGCTCGGCCAGGACGCTGGTCCGGTCCGGCGCCGGAACCTCCCGCGCCAGCCCGCGCCAGAGGGCCAGCAGGCCGAGCCCGCCGGCCAGCCCGGCCGCCGCCGCGAGATAGGAGAGGTCGCCGCCGCCCAGCCGGGTGACCGTGCTGAAGGCGCAGCCGCGGTTGACCGCCGCCCCCATCCCGAAGACGAAGGCGCCCGCCAGCAGGGGGAGATCCACCGGCAGGCTGACCGCCAGCGTCGAGCGCGGCAGCAGCCAGGCCAGCGGCACCGTCACCGCCAGAACCCAGGCGGAGCAGGCGAGGATCGCCACGCCCTGCCGCGGCCGGCGGCGGTCCAGCAGTTCCTGCACTGCCGCCACGGCGCAGATCGAGCCCTTCTGTGATGCCAGCCCGACGATGAAGGCCAGCGGCAGCGACACCAGCACCATGACGACCGCGAGAAGCACCCCCGTTCCCCCTTCCTGCCGCGTCCCCTGCCCCCGACAACGGCGGCCGACGCGCTCCGCTCCCGCACGGGAACCGCACGGAACCGCCGCGGCCGGCCCCGGAAGGGCGACAGCCTGGCGCGGGCGTGCGCGCAGTTTCCCCCTCGACACCGTCGTCGGAACGGGTGTTCGATTGATCCAGGAGGAACAAGCGCACCAGGCCGACTGTCGGGTCGGCGGGCGGCGCGCAAGCCCGCCTGAAGACCGCGAGAGCCGCACCGGGGCGTGATCGTACACGGAGGTGTGGCATGAATGACGGCATGAGGTCAGGGCCGCGCGTCGCGGCCCTGGTCGGACCCTATCTCAGCGGCAAGACGACGCTGCTGGAGAGCCTTCTCGCGGCCACCGGCGCCGTCGCGCGCAAGGGCAGCACGACCGAGGGCAGCAGCCTGGGCGATGCCTCGCCCGAGGCCCGCGCGCGGCACATGACCATCGACATGAATCTGGCCGCCGCCGAGTTCCTGGGCGAGCGCTGGCATTTCCTGGACTGCCCCGGCTCGATCGAGCTGGCGGCCGAGGCGCAGCGGGCGCTGTGCGTGGCCGACGTGGCGGTCGTCGTCTGCGAACCCGACCCGGACAAGGCGGCGGCGCTGGCGCCGCTGTTCAGGTTCCTGGACGATCTTGCCATCCCGCACATGGTCTTCATCAACAAGATGGACCAGCTCGCCGGGGCGGACCTGCGCGTGCGCGACCTGATGCAGGCGCTGCAGGGCGCCTCGCAGCGGCCGCTGGTGCTGCGGCAGGTCCCCATCCGCGACGGGCAGGAGGTCACCGGCTACGTCGATCTGGTCAGCGAGCGCGCCTACCGCTGGCGCCCCGGCCAGGCGTCGGACCTGGTGCCGCTGCCCGACACCGTGCGCGAGCGCGAGCAGGATGCCCGGCAGACCATGCTGGAGTCGCTGGCCGACTTCGACGACACCCTGATGGAGCAGCTTCTGGAGGACATGGCGCCCGAGCGCGGCGAGGTCTACCGGCAACTCTCGCAGGATCTGGCGCGCGACCTGATCGTGCCCGTCTTCCTGGGCTGCGCCGACCGCGACCACGGTGTCCGCCGGCTGCTGAAGGCGCTGCGCCACGAGACGCCGGACAGCACGCAGAGCGCCGCCCGCCTGGGGATCCCCGAGGGCCAGACGGTCGTGCAGGTGTTCAAGACCTTCCACGCCAGCCATGCCGGCAAGCTGTCCATCGCCCGCGTCTGGCGCGGCACGGTCGGCGACGGGGCCGTTCTGTCCGGCGACAAGGCCAGCGGCCTGTTCGACTTCGTCGGCCTTGCCGCCACCAAGCGCGGCCCCGCCGCCCAGGGCGAGGTGGTCGCCATCGGCAAGCTGGAGCATGCGCGCAGCGGCGACGTGCTGTCCGACGCCGGACCGGCCGTGCGCGCGACCTTCTGGCCGGAGCC
It encodes:
- a CDS encoding YeeE/YedE thiosulfate transporter family protein; amino-acid sequence: MLLAVVMVLVSLPLAFIVGLASQKGSICAVAAVQELLDRRRPRQGVAILACSAWVLAVTVPLAWLLPRSTLAVSLPVDLPLLAGAFVFGMGAAVNRGCAFSTVTRLGGGDLSYLAAAAGLAGGLGLLALWRGLAREVPAPDRTSVLAEPHPWSLLLVAALLVAGTALLVRLVPRPGLAQRPGAGRAGTPFAATAVIRVAGGTLYALHGPLECTPP
- a CDS encoding elongation factor G; the protein is MRSGPRVAALVGPYLSGKTTLLESLLAATGAVARKGSTTEGSSLGDASPEARARHMTIDMNLAAAEFLGERWHFLDCPGSIELAAEAQRALCVADVAVVVCEPDPDKAAALAPLFRFLDDLAIPHMVFINKMDQLAGADLRVRDLMQALQGASQRPLVLRQVPIRDGQEVTGYVDLVSERAYRWRPGQASDLVPLPDTVREREQDARQTMLESLADFDDTLMEQLLEDMAPERGEVYRQLSQDLARDLIVPVFLGCADRDHGVRRLLKALRHETPDSTQSAARLGIPEGQTVVQVFKTFHASHAGKLSIARVWRGTVGDGAVLSGDKASGLFDFVGLAATKRGPAAQGEVVAIGKLEHARSGDVLSDAGPAVRATFWPEPSVPVHAVAIAAEQKTDEVKLTAAIQKLIDEDASLCFQHGGDTGELILSGQGAVHLAIAIDRLRSRYNVAVRSHPPAVPYRETIRKPTEQHARFKRQTGGHGQFADVHVEVRPLARGEGFRFEDRIVGGVIPRTYIPAVEEGAKEALALGPLGFPVVDVAMTLTNGQYHAVDSSEQAFKTAGRMAMQEALPKCEPVLLEPILLVTLSVPSEFTPKVQRMVSQRRGQILGFDARPGWPGWDETKAYIPQADMADLIVEMRSLSQGLGTYTAELAHLAELNGKLADRVIESRAAAIAAQ